A genomic region of Caulobacter sp. NIBR2454 contains the following coding sequences:
- a CDS encoding aminotransferase-like domain-containing protein, which produces MTAEDSIAAELRPEGGPVYVRVADAIRSAILAGRLQPGDRLPPQRSLAARLGVDFTTITRAYGLARERGLLAGEVGRGTFVRSTAGEEIRSVIDLSMNLPPQPFGISLAAALDDELQRILKRSDLAAVMAYRAPSGAAPERAAGARWLEPLLGTVDPARIVVTAGAQTALNAILQTQLQPGDAVVVDALTYPGMLSVAARLGLNLISAQADGEGMTPDALEAAARASGAKALYLTPTLHNPTAATLGEARREAIAGIARRLDLIVIEDDAYGRLPAEPLPSLAHFAPERVWHVATLSKALSPGLRTAFVAAPDAAMASVVAEGAHAVTMMPAPLMTAVFTGWMQTGVADALLAGVRTEAAARRAIAADLLPDAVGGDNSLHVWLDLSARLNRLMVAEAARLKGLAVVPADTFAVGPASNGLRLSLGAPGSRASLIHGLKALAEITA; this is translated from the coding sequence ATGACGGCGGAAGACTCCATCGCCGCTGAACTTCGTCCCGAGGGCGGGCCGGTCTATGTGCGGGTCGCCGACGCCATCCGGTCGGCGATCCTGGCTGGACGCCTGCAGCCCGGAGACCGCCTTCCGCCTCAGCGCAGCCTCGCCGCCCGTCTGGGCGTCGATTTCACCACCATCACCCGCGCCTACGGCCTCGCCCGCGAACGCGGTCTGCTGGCCGGCGAGGTCGGCCGCGGCACCTTCGTCAGGTCAACGGCCGGGGAAGAGATCCGCTCCGTCATCGATCTGTCCATGAACCTGCCGCCCCAGCCGTTCGGGATATCGCTCGCGGCCGCTCTGGATGACGAGTTGCAGCGCATCCTCAAGCGCAGCGATCTGGCCGCCGTCATGGCTTATCGCGCTCCCAGCGGGGCCGCCCCTGAACGGGCGGCGGGCGCCCGGTGGCTGGAGCCGCTGCTCGGCACGGTCGATCCCGCCCGCATCGTGGTCACGGCGGGCGCCCAGACCGCGCTCAATGCCATCCTCCAGACCCAGCTTCAGCCCGGCGATGCGGTGGTGGTCGACGCCCTGACCTATCCGGGCATGCTGTCGGTCGCCGCCCGGCTGGGCCTGAATCTCATATCCGCCCAGGCGGACGGGGAGGGGATGACCCCCGACGCCCTGGAGGCCGCCGCCCGCGCCAGCGGCGCCAAGGCGCTCTACCTGACCCCGACCCTTCACAACCCGACCGCCGCCACCCTGGGCGAGGCGCGCCGCGAAGCCATCGCGGGGATCGCCCGGCGCCTCGACCTGATCGTCATCGAGGACGACGCCTATGGCCGGCTGCCGGCCGAACCGCTTCCCTCGCTCGCCCATTTTGCGCCGGAGCGGGTCTGGCACGTGGCGACCTTGTCCAAGGCGCTTTCGCCGGGTCTGCGCACGGCCTTCGTCGCCGCGCCCGACGCCGCCATGGCGAGCGTCGTGGCTGAGGGCGCTCACGCGGTGACCATGATGCCCGCGCCGCTCATGACCGCCGTCTTCACCGGCTGGATGCAGACAGGCGTCGCCGACGCCCTGCTGGCCGGCGTGCGGACCGAGGCCGCGGCTCGCCGCGCCATCGCCGCCGACCTGCTGCCGGACGCGGTGGGTGGCGATAACAGCCTGCATGTCTGGCTGGACCTTTCCGCGCGGCTGAACCGCCTGATGGTGGCCGAGGCGGCGCGGCTCAAGGGGCTGGCGGTGGTGCCGGCCGACACCTTCGCGGTCGGCCCCGCATCCAATGGCCTGCGCCTGTCGCTCGGCGCGCCGGGCAGCCGCGCCAGCCTGATCCACGGCCTCAAGGCCCTGGCCGAGATCACCGCATGA
- a CDS encoding acyl-CoA dehydrogenase family protein, translating into MAVLNEEQTMLRDAAREWTQENAPTTALRKLRDGKTKATFDAPTWAEMGQMGWAGVIVPEEHGGSAFGYLSLGLVLEETGRTLAASPLISTALTGASALMLGGSDAQKAEWLPKIAAGEIVATLAVDEGSHHAPEKIAFAAQKNGGGWVLNGTKTFVLDGEAADLLIVAARTSGKGTDGLTLFLVDGDAPGVTRTHLSLADSRGAAKIAFESVEVGADAVLGEVDKGWAVLEPTLDRARAGLAAEMLGTATQAFEVTLEYLKTRTQFGQVIGAFQALQHRAAKMFTDLETARSCVEAALEAIDAGQDVRATASLTKARVNEILHLASIEMVQMHGGIGMTDEHDAGLYMKRARVAEALFGGTTYHRDRYARIMGF; encoded by the coding sequence ATGGCCGTCCTAAACGAAGAACAGACCATGCTGCGCGACGCCGCGCGCGAATGGACCCAGGAAAACGCTCCGACCACCGCCCTGCGCAAGCTGCGCGACGGCAAGACCAAGGCGACCTTCGACGCCCCGACCTGGGCCGAGATGGGCCAGATGGGCTGGGCCGGGGTGATCGTGCCCGAAGAACACGGCGGCTCGGCCTTTGGCTATCTGAGCCTGGGACTGGTGCTAGAGGAGACGGGCCGGACGCTGGCCGCCTCGCCGCTGATCTCCACCGCCCTGACCGGGGCGTCGGCCCTGATGCTGGGCGGTTCGGACGCGCAGAAGGCCGAGTGGCTGCCCAAGATCGCGGCTGGCGAGATCGTCGCCACCCTGGCGGTGGACGAAGGCTCGCACCACGCGCCGGAAAAGATCGCCTTCGCGGCGCAGAAGAACGGCGGTGGCTGGGTCCTGAACGGGACCAAGACCTTCGTGCTGGACGGCGAGGCCGCCGACCTGCTGATCGTCGCCGCGCGCACCAGCGGCAAGGGGACGGACGGCCTGACCCTGTTCCTGGTGGACGGCGACGCGCCGGGCGTGACCCGCACCCACCTGTCGCTGGCCGACAGCCGTGGGGCGGCGAAGATCGCCTTCGAAAGCGTCGAGGTGGGCGCAGATGCGGTGCTGGGCGAGGTCGACAAGGGCTGGGCGGTGCTGGAGCCGACCCTGGATCGCGCCCGCGCCGGGCTGGCGGCCGAGATGCTGGGCACGGCGACCCAGGCGTTCGAGGTGACGCTGGAATATCTGAAGACCCGCACCCAGTTCGGCCAGGTGATCGGCGCCTTCCAGGCGCTGCAGCATCGGGCGGCCAAGATGTTCACCGACCTGGAGACCGCGCGCTCCTGCGTCGAGGCGGCGCTGGAGGCCATCGACGCCGGTCAGGATGTCCGGGCCACCGCGTCCCTGACCAAGGCGCGCGTCAACGAGATCCTGCATCTGGCTTCAATCGAGATGGTGCAGATGCATGGCGGCATCGGGATGACCGATGAGCATGACGCCGGCCTTTACATGAAAAGGGCGCGCGTCGCCGAGGCGTTGTTCGGCGGGACGACCTATCATCGCGACCGTTACGCACGGATCATGGGCTTTTAG
- a CDS encoding pyridoxamine 5'-phosphate oxidase family protein, producing the protein MSTDVNDKAAVEKRLWKEIDDARFGMLGLSNSDQHFQPMTAYGEPETGKIWFFTLKDTDLARAVENGKMAMFTIQSKDGDFQACIGGQLIQQHDRARIDKYWNPIVAAWYPDGKDDARLTLLCLDAEDAAIWISKGGPVKFLWEVAKANATKTQPDMGGRANIDLH; encoded by the coding sequence ATGTCCACCGACGTGAACGACAAGGCGGCCGTCGAAAAGCGCCTCTGGAAGGAGATCGACGACGCCCGTTTCGGCATGCTGGGGCTGTCCAATTCCGACCAGCACTTCCAGCCGATGACCGCCTATGGCGAACCCGAGACCGGCAAGATCTGGTTCTTCACCCTGAAGGACACGGACCTGGCGCGGGCCGTGGAGAACGGCAAGATGGCCATGTTCACCATCCAGTCCAAGGACGGTGATTTCCAGGCCTGCATAGGAGGCCAGTTGATCCAGCAGCATGATCGCGCGCGGATCGACAAGTACTGGAACCCGATCGTCGCCGCCTGGTATCCGGACGGCAAGGACGACGCGCGACTGACGCTGCTTTGCCTGGACGCCGAGGACGCCGCGATCTGGATTTCCAAGGGCGGCCCGGTGAAGTTCCTCTGGGAGGTGGCCAAGGCCAACGCCACCAAGACCCAGCCCGACATGGGCGGCCGCGCCAACATCGATCTGCACTGA
- a CDS encoding acyl-CoA dehydrogenase family protein: MADFGGTDLEAFRAETRAWLAENYPASLNTPMGEDDAPWGGRQFAWKNPDAKLWLDRMAAKGWTAPMWPKEYGGGGLSKEENKVLEQELRNIRARPALMSFGLWMLGPVLLEYATEEQKQKFIPPIIRGEIRWCQGYSEPGAGSDLAALQTKCEDKGDHFLINGQKVWTSYADQADWIFCLVRTDTTKKHEGISFVLFDMTTPGVEARPIKLISGSSPFCETFFDNVKVPKDQMVGKLNGGWEIAKRLLQYERQNISASGFGGGGGLDLVEVAKKEIGVDEQGRLDDGDLRARIAAHRMDAHAFMLTVRRAEVESKASKGPSAAVSIIKYAAAKMNQDRYELMVEAMGLQGLGWEGEGFAKDELAVTRGWLRSKGNSIEGGTSEVNLNVVAKRVLGLLDHQ; encoded by the coding sequence ATGGCCGATTTCGGCGGAACCGATCTGGAGGCCTTTCGGGCCGAGACGCGGGCGTGGCTGGCGGAGAACTATCCGGCCTCGCTGAACACGCCCATGGGTGAGGACGACGCCCCGTGGGGCGGGCGCCAGTTCGCCTGGAAGAACCCCGACGCCAAGCTGTGGCTGGACCGCATGGCGGCCAAGGGCTGGACCGCCCCCATGTGGCCCAAGGAATACGGCGGCGGCGGCCTTTCCAAGGAAGAGAACAAGGTGCTGGAGCAGGAGCTGCGGAATATCCGCGCCCGCCCCGCCCTGATGAGTTTCGGCCTGTGGATGCTGGGCCCGGTGCTGCTGGAATACGCCACCGAGGAACAGAAGCAGAAGTTCATCCCGCCGATCATCCGCGGCGAAATCCGCTGGTGCCAGGGCTATTCCGAGCCGGGCGCCGGGTCGGACCTGGCCGCCCTGCAGACCAAGTGCGAGGACAAGGGCGACCACTTCCTGATCAACGGCCAGAAGGTGTGGACCAGCTACGCCGACCAAGCCGACTGGATCTTCTGCCTGGTGCGGACGGACACGACCAAGAAGCACGAGGGGATCTCGTTCGTGCTGTTCGACATGACCACGCCAGGCGTCGAGGCGCGGCCGATCAAGCTGATCAGCGGCTCGTCCCCGTTCTGCGAGACCTTCTTCGACAATGTGAAGGTTCCCAAGGACCAGATGGTCGGCAAGCTGAACGGCGGTTGGGAGATCGCCAAGCGCCTGCTGCAGTACGAGCGCCAGAACATCTCGGCCTCGGGCTTTGGCGGCGGCGGCGGGCTGGACCTGGTGGAGGTCGCCAAGAAGGAGATCGGGGTCGACGAACAGGGCCGCCTGGATGACGGCGACCTGCGCGCCCGCATCGCCGCCCACCGCATGGACGCCCACGCCTTCATGCTGACCGTGCGTCGCGCAGAGGTGGAGTCCAAGGCCAGCAAGGGCCCCAGCGCCGCCGTGTCGATCATCAAGTACGCGGCCGCCAAGATGAACCAGGACCGCTACGAGCTGATGGTCGAGGCCATGGGCCTGCAGGGCCTGGGCTGGGAGGGCGAAGGCTTCGCCAAGGACGAGCTGGCGGTGACCCGCGGCTGGCTGCGCTCGAAGGGCAATTCGATCGAGGGCGGCACCAGCGAGGTGAACCTGAACGTGGTGGCCAAGCGGGTGCTCGGCCTGCTCGACCACCAATAG
- a CDS encoding CsgG/HfaB family protein has product MRKILTAAVAATALLGLAQPAAAQYGMDKKAPKNTATPELPKCATPLGTAAIQEPERQWWTELGLSNPEALLKLFALRSGCLRIVDRNGGMAMRQGERDLGGELQRGSNLGRGQVRAADYFIVADIANSNANAGGMNLSAVSGFMPGPVGFLAGNLKTKKAQAHTLITLVDARTTEQLYIAEGTAQKTDLSLGGGGYGGGFGGDIGGYGNTEIGKVITAAYFNAYVDLVNYMRAQAPGQASAAAPAAGQAAKVALSLRATPAPTGKVVVPVDAGDILYPTGQRNGVWMEVDDENGNRGWVSSAQITARD; this is encoded by the coding sequence ATGCGAAAGATTCTGACCGCCGCCGTCGCGGCGACGGCCCTGCTGGGCCTGGCTCAACCCGCCGCCGCGCAATACGGCATGGACAAGAAGGCGCCGAAGAACACGGCGACGCCGGAACTGCCCAAGTGCGCCACGCCGCTGGGCACCGCCGCCATCCAGGAGCCGGAACGCCAGTGGTGGACCGAGCTGGGCCTGTCCAACCCGGAAGCCCTGCTGAAGCTGTTCGCCCTGCGCTCGGGCTGCCTGCGCATCGTCGATCGCAACGGCGGCATGGCCATGCGCCAGGGCGAGCGTGACCTGGGCGGCGAACTGCAGCGCGGCTCGAACCTGGGTCGTGGTCAGGTCCGCGCGGCCGACTACTTCATCGTGGCCGACATCGCCAATTCGAACGCCAACGCGGGCGGGATGAACCTGTCAGCGGTCAGCGGCTTCATGCCGGGGCCGGTCGGCTTCCTGGCCGGCAACCTGAAGACCAAGAAGGCCCAGGCGCACACCCTGATCACCCTGGTCGACGCCCGCACCACCGAGCAGCTCTACATCGCCGAAGGCACGGCCCAGAAGACCGACCTCAGCCTCGGCGGCGGCGGTTACGGCGGCGGCTTTGGCGGCGACATCGGCGGCTACGGCAATACCGAAATCGGCAAGGTCATCACGGCGGCCTACTTCAACGCCTATGTGGACCTGGTGAACTACATGCGCGCCCAGGCGCCGGGCCAGGCTTCGGCTGCCGCCCCTGCCGCGGGCCAAGCCGCCAAGGTCGCGCTCAGCCTGCGCGCCACGCCGGCCCCGACCGGCAAGGTCGTGGTCCCCGTGGACGCCGGCGACATCCTCTACCCCACCGGCCAGCGCAACGGCGTGTGGATGGAAGTGGACGACGAGAACGGCAACCGCGGCTGGGTCTCTTCGGCCCAGATCACCGCCCGCGACTAA
- a CDS encoding DUF983 domain-containing protein — MSNPNDVHTPPAPIISGLRCKCPRCGEGKLYDGFLKVAPACDVCGLSYAFADPADGPAFFVMTGIGCAIMALFAWIEIAYHPPIWFHFVFTLPLFLVGCLGTLRPVKAWLIASQFYHKAEDARFESVGKHGPF; from the coding sequence ATGTCGAACCCGAACGACGTCCATACGCCGCCGGCCCCCATCATCAGCGGCCTGCGCTGCAAGTGCCCACGCTGCGGCGAGGGCAAGCTGTACGACGGGTTTCTGAAGGTGGCGCCGGCGTGCGATGTCTGCGGCCTGAGCTACGCGTTCGCGGACCCCGCTGACGGCCCGGCCTTTTTCGTGATGACCGGGATCGGCTGCGCGATCATGGCCCTGTTCGCCTGGATTGAGATCGCCTACCACCCACCGATCTGGTTCCACTTCGTCTTCACCCTGCCCCTGTTCCTGGTCGGGTGCCTGGGCACGCTGAGGCCAGTGAAAGCGTGGCTGATCGCTTCGCAGTTCTATCACAAGGCCGAGGACGCCCGGTTCGAGAGCGTGGGCAAGCACGGCCCCTTCTAA
- a CDS encoding SDR family oxidoreductase: MAAHRGKLKLKPLSEQVIVITGATSGIGLSTARAAAARGAKLFLVARNEDALKDVSQDLRGKGAEVGWCVADVGDAEQIKKVAKHAIDRFGGFDTWVNNAGVSIFGDITRVPLEDQRRLFDTNYWGVVHGSLTAVEHLRNRVGGGAIINVGSVLGDLAIPTQGAYSASKHAVRGFTNALRMELMEQKAPITITQIKPSAIDTPYKDHARNYTGHAVRNPAPVYATPLVAQAILYAAEHPVREMTVGGGGLLQTLAWTAWPHAVERALSRFVPQMSVDKSGRPASNDDNLHHAGHDLRERSYYPDVRETSLFSAAQMRPLATAGIAAAALAGIGAAYHLGRRRKQKLLTDPA, translated from the coding sequence ATGGCTGCGCATCGGGGAAAGCTGAAGCTCAAGCCGCTTAGCGAACAGGTCATCGTCATCACCGGGGCGACCTCCGGCATCGGGCTCTCCACCGCCCGGGCCGCGGCCGCGCGCGGGGCCAAGCTGTTTCTGGTCGCACGCAATGAAGACGCGTTGAAGGATGTGAGCCAGGACCTGCGCGGCAAGGGCGCGGAGGTCGGCTGGTGCGTGGCGGACGTGGGCGACGCCGAGCAGATCAAGAAAGTCGCCAAACACGCCATCGACCGGTTCGGCGGCTTCGACACATGGGTGAACAACGCCGGGGTGTCGATCTTTGGCGACATCACGCGCGTTCCGCTGGAGGATCAGCGCCGGCTGTTCGACACCAACTACTGGGGCGTCGTGCATGGCTCGCTGACGGCGGTGGAGCACCTGCGAAACCGTGTCGGCGGCGGCGCGATCATCAATGTGGGCTCGGTCCTGGGCGACCTGGCGATCCCGACCCAGGGCGCCTATTCGGCATCCAAGCATGCGGTTCGGGGCTTCACCAACGCCCTGCGCATGGAGCTGATGGAGCAGAAGGCCCCCATCACGATCACCCAGATCAAGCCGAGCGCCATCGACACGCCCTATAAGGATCATGCCCGCAACTACACCGGGCACGCGGTGCGCAACCCCGCCCCGGTCTATGCGACCCCGCTGGTGGCGCAGGCCATTCTCTATGCGGCCGAGCATCCGGTGCGGGAGATGACGGTCGGCGGCGGCGGCCTGTTGCAGACCCTGGCCTGGACCGCCTGGCCGCACGCGGTGGAGCGCGCGCTGTCCCGGTTCGTGCCGCAGATGTCGGTGGACAAGTCTGGGCGTCCGGCTTCGAACGACGACAACCTGCACCATGCCGGGCATGACCTGCGCGAACGCAGCTACTATCCGGACGTTAGGGAGACCAGCCTGTTCTCGGCGGCACAGATGCGTCCCCTGGCTACGGCCGGGATCGCGGCGGCGGCCTTGGCCGGCATTGGCGCGGCCTACCACCTGGGGCGTCGCCGGAAGCAAAAGTTGCTTACCGATCCAGCTTAG